The following nucleotide sequence is from Gordonia jinghuaiqii.
CTGCCAGGTGGCCCCGATCAGCAACACCGCACTGCCGAACATGTGCAGGATCACCAGTGCGACGGGCAGATCCGTGGCGTACTGCACGAATCCGATGACGCCCTGCAGGGCGAGCAACACCATGAAGACCAGTGCCGATCGCTGCTGCGGCCGGGCGAACACCCGCGCGTAGACCAGCGCCGCGATGGCCAGACCGACCAGCGCGAAGACGGCGTCGGCGTGGAGCTGGGTGGCGTTGTCGGGCGCCAATCCGTTGCGAGGTGCCTCGGTGTCCCCGGCGTGCGGTCCGGAACCGGTGACGACGGTCCCCAGGTAGATGGTGACCCACGTGACCAGGTAGACCAGCCACGCCAGGTAGATGCCGAGTCTGCGCATCGCGGTCGCCGGTGCCTCCGCGTCGAGTAGCGGGGGCTCCGACGGAGTCACGTAGGGGCGGATGCGATAGACGAGCACCGTCGCCGCCGACACGAGTGCCATCGACAGCAGGAAGTGCAGCGCGACGATCCACGGATTGAGGTCGGTCAGCACGGTGATGCCGCCGATCACGCCCTGGAACGGGATGCCGAGGGCGATGAGGGTGACCAGCCACTTGTCGCGGCGGGCCGAGCCCGCGAACCGCAGAACCGCGATCCAGGCGCCGATCGCGATGAGGATCAGCACCCAGGTGAGCATGCGGTTGCCGAACTCGATC
It contains:
- a CDS encoding COX15/CtaA family protein; the encoded protein is MTSDTSKTTSETAPARSGTAPAGADARRALTGPWRFIPGFGRPTARFVHRWAIALLVSNVGIVATGGAVRVTGSGLGCPTWPRCTDESFVPHGELGIHGAIEFGNRMLTWVLILIAIGAWIAVLRFAGSARRDKWLVTLIALGIPFQGVIGGITVLTDLNPWIVALHFLLSMALVSAATVLVYRIRPYVTPSEPPLLDAEAPATAMRRLGIYLAWLVYLVTWVTIYLGTVVTGSGPHAGDTEAPRNGLAPDNATQLHADAVFALVGLAIAALVYARVFARPQQRSALVFMVLLALQGVIGFVQYATDLPVALVILHMFGSAVLLIGATWQVLVAKDSEPRDSEPRDSEPKDSERLQAEVETA